The Myxococcus virescens DNA segment CTGGCGCCGCTTCGATGGAGAACGCGTCCGCTTCCACCGACGTGATTCGGGACAGGCCGCCACGGCGCAGGCCCGAGCCGCCCTCCCCGTCCACGCCAAAGCCCACCACCCGCGCCAACCGCCCCACGCCGTCAGCGGGAAACGCCCTCGCCGCCCAGGCCAGCGGAGCGACCGGCGCATCGCTGGCGAGAATCAACACGCCCAGGTCACTCACGCCCGGACGCCACGCGGGATGGAGCCGGCCCTCCACCACGCGGATGCGCTGCACGGCGGAGGCACGGGCTGTCTCCGCGGCGAACACCACCGAGAACACCCGCGGAGCATCCGCGTTCTCCACGCAGTGCGCCGCCGTCAGCACCACCCGAGGCGCCACCAGCGTGCCCGTGCAGAGCACGCGAGCCGCCTCGTCAGGCTCCCCACAGAAGGGCGAGACGGGGACGATGGCGGCCACCGCGGGGAAGCCCGGCTCGGGCGCTCCGCCCACCACGGCCCGCCGCGCCGGGGTGAGCGTCTCCGGGGAGACGGGGACGACAGAAGAACCGCACGCGCCCGCGGCCAGCAGGAGTCCCACGGCGGCGGACGTGACGTCACTCGCTGTCGAAGTCGCCCTGCGGAACGTCCGTGGCGACGCCCGCGACGTCCCAGTACTTCCACTCACCCGTCTTCTCCCCCTTCTCGTACTGGCCTTGCACGGCCAGCGCGCCACTGGGGTGCCACTCCGAATAAGCGCCCTGCGAGCGATGCCCCGCCAGCGTCCCTTCCGCCCACTTCGAGCCGTCCGAGCGCCAAGCGGTCCACTTCACCGGGCCGGAGCCGGGTGAATGGAGCTCCTCGCGGTTCTTCTGGCCCTCCTCGTAATAGAGGGTCCACAGGCCCTGCTTGAGCCCGCCACGGTATTCCCCCTCGTACTGCTTCACACCGTCCTCGAAGTAGCTGACCCAGCGGCCCTCCATCTTCCCGTCGACGTAGGTGCCCTCCGTCTTCAGCTTCCCGGTGGCGTGCCACTCCGCCCAACGGCCGTGCTTCTTCCCGTCGGGCCGGGCACACCACTGGAGGACGCCGTCGGGCGGCGCGCGCCCCTGGAGCCGCGCGCCATCGGGACAAGGCGAGGAAGCCCGGTTGCAGCCCAGGGCCATCCCCGCGACGAGCACCAGCACCGCACCTGTCAGCACGCGCTCCTTCAACTGCACGAACCCACGCCGCTGCAGCTGCAGTTGTTGCGCGCGAACGAGTAGTCATCCGACGCCGCCGCGAAGCTGCCCAGGCCGTAGTCGTGCTTGGCGCAGTCCTGCGTGTAGGCCGTGCTGCCCACGCAACGCGGCAGGCTGGTGACGCCGCAGCCCTGCCCGCAACGGCCCTTGCAGCCGTTGCCCGAGCCGCCGGTGCAGCCGCAGCCCATGCCCGCCGTGCGGTAGTAGCCGGAGCCGATGTACTGCCGGCCGCAGGAGCAGGAGATGTGCGTCCAGCCGCGCTCGGACACGTACTCGTACGCCGTGAGGGCCTCTCCCACGGGGACAATCTGCATGAAGCTCGTCTGGCGCTCGGCGGCGTCCTCGACGCGGGTGCGGCCCTCTTCGGGAAGCTCGCGGGCAAGCCCCTCCATCAGCGACGCGAGCAGGTGCGAATGGGCCGCGTCGAGCGGGCTGCCCGACGGCATGAACTGGCCTACGCCCTGATTGAAGTCGATGTGGAACCCGATGACGGGGTCGCCAAAGTCGTACGTCACCTCGACGACATTGGCCTGCGTCTCCACCGCGAGCATCCGCACCACGGCGCCCCCGGAGCCGTACGTGGCCTCCAGCGTCGTCGCGTCGTGCTGGAGGACCTTGAAGCCCTCCTGCTCGACGGGCTGTTCGGGCGGCGCACCGGAACAGCCCACCACGACCGCCAGCGACACGGCACAGAGCAGCAGCCTTTTCATGTCTCTCTCGATTCCAAGGGCGTGAAATTCTCAGTACACGAGAATCTAGAAACATGCGCACATGGTCGTCAACGTGCTTACCCTGAAATCAATACCATCCCGGCTTAGGCTCGGCACCCCGGCGACGGACGCCGGTCTCAGGAGAGTCCCATGCCCCAGAATCGCGCAACCCTGATGTGCATTGCCGCCCTGCTGATGGCTGGCTGTGGTGGAGCCATGGACGAAGCCACGGCGGAGCCTTCCACGACGGAGTCCGCGTCCCAGGCGCTCTACCCGGAGTATGACCCGGACATCCACTGCCTGGTCTCGTCCCAGTACGTGTCCTGCGGCAGCGGTCCGACGATGTACGCCTACTACAGCCCGGACTGGGGCTACTACATCAACCGCGACGTCTGTGGGCGCAACGGGCCGGTCATCTGTCCGCTGTACTGATTCACAGGACGGGCATCCATCCCTGGCGCGGGCGGTGCTATCAAGCACCGCACCATGCCTGAAACGCCCCCTTCCCTGTTCGATGCGGTGCCCGCGGAGATGGACTTTCCTTCCGACGAGCGCCGCATCCAGGCCTTCTGGAAGGACCGCCGCATCTTCGAGCGCTCGCTCGAAACGCGTGAGGATGCCCCCAGCTTCGTCTTCTACGAGGGCCCGCCGACCGCCAACGGCCTGCCGCACAACGGCCACGTCCTCACGCGCGTCATCAAGGACCTGTTCCCCCGCTACAAGACGATGACGGGCCACTACGTCCCCCGCAAGGCCGGCTGGGACACCCACGGCCTGCCCGTGGAGGTGGAGGTCGAGAAGGAACTGCGCATCCACGGCAAGGCGGAGATTGAACGCTACGGCGTGGAGCCCTTCACCGAGCGCTGCATCGAATCCGTCTTCCGCTACACCTCCGAGTGGGAACGGCTCACCGAGCGCATCGGCTTCTGGGTGGACCTGAACCAAGCCTACGTCACCTATCACCGTCCGTTCGTGGAGAGCGTGTGGTGGGCGCTGGCGGAGCTGCACCGCAAGGGCCTGCTGTACCAGGGCCACAAGGTGGTGTGGTGGTGGCCGCAGGGCGGCACCGCGCTGAGCGCCGCGGAGGTGGGCCTGGGCTACAAGACGGTGGACGACCCGAGCGTCTACGTCACCTTCCCGCTGCGCGACACGCCGGACACCGCGCTGGTGGTGTGGACGACCACGCCCTGGACGCTGCCGTCCAACATGTACGCGGCCGTCAACCCGGGCGTGGACTACGTCACCGTGGACGCGGGCGAGCGCAAGCTCATCGTCGCCGCGGCGCTGCGCGAGGCGCTGGCGAAGAAGCTCAAGATGGACTTGCCGGTGCTCGCCACGCAGAAGGGCAGCGACCTGGTGGGCCAGCGCTACCAGCCGCCCTTCGACCTCTACCACCAGCGCGCGGGCGACACGCGGCTGCCGCTGAAGGACGGCGGTGAGGACGCGCAGGCCTGGCGCGTGCTGGGCGCGGACTTCGTGACGCTCGACAGCGGCACGGGCATCGTCCACATCGCCCCGGCTTTTGGCGAGGACGACTACGAGGCCTTCCGCAAGGACAAGGCCCGCTTCGCCCAGCCGGAAGTGCTGGAGCTGTTCTGCGCGGTGAAGCCGGACGGCACCTTCTCCGACGACGTGCCGCTCGTCGCGGGGCGCTTCGTGAAGGAGGCGGACAAGGACATCCAGCGCCACCTGAAGGAGCGCGGGCTGGTCCTCTTCACGGAGCAGTACAAGCACGAGTACCCCTTCTGCTGGCGCGCGGACGACGACCCGCTCATCCAGTTCGCCCGGCCCGCCTGGTACATCCGCACCACGTCCGTGAAGGACGAGGCGATTGCCAACAACCGCGCCGTCAACTGGGTGCCCGAGCACATCAAGGAAGGCCGCTTCGGCGACTTCCTGGCCAACAACGTGGACTGGGCCCTGTCGCGCGAGCGCTACTGGGGCACGCCGCTGCCGCTCTGGGTGCACTCGGAGACGGGTGAGGTGGAGGCCATTCCCTCGCTCCAGGCGCTGCGCGAGAAGCCGGGCAACAACGTGGCCGCGGTGGAGGCGGAGCTGAATGCCTTCCTCGCGGGCAAGCCCCACGAGGCCAACGCGAGGCACCTCATCGTCCACAAGCCGTGGATCGACAAGGTGACGTTCGAGAAGCCCGGCACCCCGGGGCGCTTCCAGCGCGTGCCCGAGGTCGTCGACGTGTGGTTCGACTCCGGTTGCATGCCCTTCGCGCAGTGGGGCTTCCCGCACGCGCCGGGCTCGCGGGAGATCTTCAACCGCGCCTTCCCCGCGGACTTCATCTCCGAGGCCATCGACCAGACGCGTGGCTGGTTCTACTCACTGCTGATGGTGAGCACGCTCCTCTTCGACGAGGAGACGCAGGCGCGCATGGGCCTGTCACCCCAGCGCGGCTGGCCGCAGCCGTACAAGAGCTGCATCGTGCTGGGCCACGTCTCCGACAAGGAGGGCCGCAAGGAGTCCAAGTCCAAGGGCAACTACACGCCGCCGGAAATCATCCTGGACGAAGTGCGCATGGACTTCGCCGTCCTCACGGCCACGGAGGCCGGCGTTCCAGGTGAGCCGGGCGTGGCGCTCATCGCTCGCGAGGACCTGGAGGGCCTGGACATCCAGGAGGGCGCCAAGGTGCAGCTCTTCCGGCCAGACCGTCCGGACGTGGTCATCACGGCAACGGTGAAGGCGCACAAGAAGCTCAAGCGCCGCGTGCTGCTGCTGGCGCCCGCTGACCTGCAGACGCTGGACGTGGCGCCCTCCGCGCGGGGCGCCAGTGTCATGCCGGTGGAGGTGCCCCGGTTGGCGCCTTCCGAGCGCGTGGTGCTGAAGGACCCCGCCGCCAAGGCGCCGGGCGCGGACGCGTTCCGCTGGTTCTTCTACGCGGCGAGCCCCACCTGGTCGAACACGCGGCACTCGCTGAGCAACGTGCGGCTGTTGCAGAAGGACTTCCAGGTCAAGCTGCGCAACGTCTACTCGTTCTTCACCATCTACGCGAACATCGACGGCTTCAACCCCGCAGCCGGCAACACGGACGCGACCGACTCGCCGTGGGAAGCCATCCGCCGCAGCCAGGGCTGGCGCGAGGTGAAGGCGCGGCCGGTGCTGGACCGCTGGATTCTGTCCGAGGTCCACCTCACCCTGCGCGACGTCACCCGCGCGCTGGACACCTACCAGGTCTACGACGCGGCCCAGCGGATGGTGGCGCTGGTGGACGCGCTGTCCAACTGGTACCTGCGCCGCAGCCGGTCGCGCTTCTGGGCGCCGGGCTTCGAACAGGACAAGCAGGACGCGTACTTCACGCTCTAC contains these protein-coding regions:
- a CDS encoding toxin-antitoxin system YwqK family antitoxin — translated: MQLKERVLTGAVLVLVAGMALGCNRASSPCPDGARLQGRAPPDGVLQWCARPDGKKHGRWAEWHATGKLKTEGTYVDGKMEGRWVSYFEDGVKQYEGEYRGGLKQGLWTLYYEEGQKNREELHSPGSGPVKWTAWRSDGSKWAEGTLAGHRSQGAYSEWHPSGALAVQGQYEKGEKTGEWKYWDVAGVATDVPQGDFDSE
- the ileS gene encoding isoleucine--tRNA ligase, translated to MPETPPSLFDAVPAEMDFPSDERRIQAFWKDRRIFERSLETREDAPSFVFYEGPPTANGLPHNGHVLTRVIKDLFPRYKTMTGHYVPRKAGWDTHGLPVEVEVEKELRIHGKAEIERYGVEPFTERCIESVFRYTSEWERLTERIGFWVDLNQAYVTYHRPFVESVWWALAELHRKGLLYQGHKVVWWWPQGGTALSAAEVGLGYKTVDDPSVYVTFPLRDTPDTALVVWTTTPWTLPSNMYAAVNPGVDYVTVDAGERKLIVAAALREALAKKLKMDLPVLATQKGSDLVGQRYQPPFDLYHQRAGDTRLPLKDGGEDAQAWRVLGADFVTLDSGTGIVHIAPAFGEDDYEAFRKDKARFAQPEVLELFCAVKPDGTFSDDVPLVAGRFVKEADKDIQRHLKERGLVLFTEQYKHEYPFCWRADDDPLIQFARPAWYIRTTSVKDEAIANNRAVNWVPEHIKEGRFGDFLANNVDWALSRERYWGTPLPLWVHSETGEVEAIPSLQALREKPGNNVAAVEAELNAFLAGKPHEANARHLIVHKPWIDKVTFEKPGTPGRFQRVPEVVDVWFDSGCMPFAQWGFPHAPGSREIFNRAFPADFISEAIDQTRGWFYSLLMVSTLLFDEETQARMGLSPQRGWPQPYKSCIVLGHVSDKEGRKESKSKGNYTPPEIILDEVRMDFAVLTATEAGVPGEPGVALIAREDLEGLDIQEGAKVQLFRPDRPDVVITATVKAHKKLKRRVLLLAPADLQTLDVAPSARGASVMPVEVPRLAPSERVVLKDPAAKAPGADAFRWFFYAASPTWSNTRHSLSNVRLLQKDFQVKLRNVYSFFTIYANIDGFNPAAGNTDATDSPWEAIRRSQGWREVKARPVLDRWILSEVHLTLRDVTRALDTYQVYDAAQRMVALVDALSNWYLRRSRSRFWAPGFEQDKQDAYFTLYEALTTIASLSAPFIPFFADEMWGNLVRKPWPTTQPESVHLARFPSVDASLIDEGLAAEMGAVRDLVSLGLKVRTDNRLKVRQPLSRADVILARKELTDRVAAYRDLIADELNVHEVRFVEPGSPEADVVRFRVRPNLRAVGGRLGPKLAPVRKAFDTGDGAALHRELLQTGRVAMTVAGEDLVFTAEELETLVEANPGYAAAGMGVGVVVLHTELTESLVDEGLVRELLARVQGARKDMELGYTDRIQLWVDGDARVKRVTDEARELIARETLASSILVGPEGLTGKEEEASINGLPARIRVERA